In Spirochaeta thermophila DSM 6578, the DNA window AACAGCATGCCGAGGAGTTCTCGATCCGTCGGATCCAGCGGATGGGGAGCCTCTTCCCTTTCCTCCTGGATCCGGATGTGTATCTCTCCCTCGGGGAAGAGCTCGATGACGAGTCCTTCACGATGCGGGGAGTGCTGCTCCTCCTTCAGAGGGACCGGGCCTACCATGAGGCGGCTCGTATCCTGGCCGATCTCTCGGGAGAGACGGCGCGGGATCTGCTGGTCTATATCCTCTATGACGCCGGAGTCTACGAGGAGGTGGTGGAGAGGTCCGAGGACTTTCTCCGTGTCCCCACTCCTGAACGACTCCATCTGGTCGCGGAAAGCCTTTGGCACACAGGTCGGATCACCCAGGCCTCGGCGCTCTATCGCCATCTGATCGCGGCTTTCCCACGTCACGAGCCCCGTGCGTATCACAATCTCCTGGTTTCCCTTCTCGAGGAACGGCGACTGGAGGAGGCTGAGGAGGTCCTCGAGGCCGGTCTGCGCGCCTTTCCCGGTGATGGTCTCCTCCTGAGGGACAGGGTGAGAGTGCTCCTCTTTCGGGGGGAGGAGGATGAAGCGCGCATCCTGGCTGCATCACTGGACGATCCGTTCGCCCGTATTGTCTCCCTTCTCCTTGAAGGAAGAACCCATGAGCCGTTCCTCCTGAGGGGGGAGGTGTGGGAGATGATCGAAGGTCATAGGGGGGAAGAGGCGGCCTGGGAATATGGAGCGTGGTTCTTTTCTTCGCACGGATTGTGGGATGATCTGGAGGAACTACTGGAGAGCGGTTTCGGCCTCTGGCAGGGGAGAACCTGGTACCGATTCTACAGGGGCCTGGTGCTTCTGAAACGGGGCAATAGGGAGGGAGCGAAGAGGCTCCTGTCCGAGGTCGAGGGGGACTACAGGGCTGCAGCTCTCTACGATCTCGCCCTCATCCTTGGGGAGGAAGGGCGATATCGGGAAGGGGCCGAACTCCTGACCCGTGCACCGCTGGAGACGTTTGCCAAGGAAGAACAGCTGGACCTTCTCACACTCAGGGCGTGGCTCCTTGCCGCCTCGGGCTCCACGGGTGAAGCGAGGGCCCTCCTCCGGCAGGTGCTCTCGGTGAATCCGGGGACCGTGGATGCAGCGGTGCTCCTGCGAAAGCTTGAGTGAGGGGCCTAAAGCTGCTATAACGGGAGCGAAGGAGTATAGCATGATTCCTCTCAAGAGCGAAAGGGAACTGGAAGGGATACGCGAATCGGCGCGCATCCTTTCTCAGGTGCTCAAGATCTTGCGGGCTTCGATAGGGCCGGGTATACCCACCCGGGAGCTCGACCGGATCGCCAGGAAGGAGATCGCCGCCTTCGGGGCGCGACCGGCCTTTCTCGGCTACATGGATTTCCCCGCTGCGGTCTGTATCTCGGTGAACGAGGTGGTGATCCACGGGATACCCGACGGGAGACGCCTGAAGGAAGGCGATATTGTGAGCATCGATTGCGGGGTCGACTATGAGGGTTTTTTCAGCGACGCCGCCTTCACGGTACCGGTGGGACGGGTGGCGGAAGAGGTGCGGAAGCTCCTCGAAGTCACCGAGGAAAGCCTGTATCTCGGGATAGCCCAGGCCAGGTCGGGAAATCGCATCCATGATGTTTCACGCGCCGTCTACCGGCACGCTCGGGCCCACGGGCTGGGGGTGGTGAGGGAGTTCTGTGGTCACGGGGTGGGACTCTCGCCCCACGAGGAACCGCAGATACCCAACTATGTGGGGAAAGGGCGAAGCCCCCGTATCATGCCGGGGATGGTCCTCGCGATAGAGCCGATGTTCACCCTGGGGGCTGACTACGTACGGATCCTCGAGGACGGGTGGAGCGTGGTGCCGGTGGACGGGAGCCTCTCGGCCCACTTCGAGCACACGATCGCCGTTCTTCCGGAAGGACCCGAGATACTCACCGATTGGGGCGAGGAACGCGTTCCTCTACTATCGAAGCAACAGGAGGGAGAAGTATGAGGGGTTATTCTCGTACGATGAAAGGTCTTTTCGTGTTTTTGATGGGTTTCCTGGGGGGGATGATCTTCCTTCTCGGTTTCTCGTGCTCCACAGGGGCCTCTGCAACCCCTCCACCACACACAGAGGCCGCCATCGATCTGGAGACTCTCCAGAACTCGTTCCGGGAGGTGGCCGAGCAGGCGCTTCCGATCGTCACGGAGATCAGCGTGGTGGAGACGAAGCAGCAGCCCTCTCCCGAGGAAGGGACTCCCTGGTTTTTCTTTTTCTTCGGCGAACCCGAGGAGGGGGAGCCACAGCCGTATGAGAGCGAGGCCCTGGGATCGGGGGTGATCGTGGATCGAAAGGGGAAGACCTACTATGTGCTGACCAACAACCACGTGATAGGCAAGGCCGAGAAGATCACGATACATCTCTACGATGACAGGACCTTCCCCGGCACCATCGTGGGTCGTGACGAGCGTAAGGATCTCGCCCTCCTCTCCTTCGAGGCCGATAGCACCGACATACCCGTAGCGGTCCTCGGCGATTCCTCCACCCTCCATGTGGGGGATTGGGTGCTCGCCATCGGAAATCCCTTCGGATTCGACTTCTCGGTGACGGCGGGGATCGTGAGCGCCCTGGGGAGAAGGGGAGGCCCCGACGGGAACATCAGCGACTTTATACAGACCGATGCCGCCATCAACAAGGGGAATTCCGGAGGAGCTCTCGTGAACCTCAAAGGGGAAGTGGTGGGGATCAATACCTGGATCACCTCGCCCACCGGTGGGAGCATCGGTTTGGGGTTCGCGATCCCCATCAACAATGTGAAAAAGGTGATCCGTGACTTCATCGAGAAGGGCAAGGTGGAGTACGGGTGGCTCGGGGTGAGCGTGGGGGATCCCGCGGACGCGGTGAAAGACGAGATGGGGCTCGAGGGGCACAGGGGTGCGTTCGTGTACCAGGTGTTCAGGGGAAGTCCTGCCTATGAGGGAGGCATCCTGCCCGGTGATTACATCGTCAAGGTGGGAGAGGCGGCTATAAGGGATGCGGACGAACTCGTCCTCAGGGTGGGAGACCTGCGGCCAGGCGAGAAGACGGACTTCACGTTGCTACGGATGGGGGAGAAGATGGTGGTGGAAGTGAGGATCGGCCAGCGACCTGCCGAGGAGGCGATCCGAACCCTCAACAAGCACCTCTGGCCGGGGTTCAGTGTGTACCCACTCACCGACGAGGTGCGCCGTCATCTTCCCGAGGACACGGAGGGCCTCAGAGGTCTCATCGTCTCCTCGGTGGAGCAGGGAAGCGTGGCTGCGACGGCAGGGCTCAAGGCGGAGGATATCGTCACTGCGGTGGGAGGAAACCCTGTACAGAGCCTGAAGGACTTCTACGTGCAGCTCGGCCGGTTGAAGGAGACAGGGACGCTCGGCCTGACTGTGGTCAGGGAGGGACAGGAGATCGGATTTGAGCTCACCTGGGGGGATTGAGGCCGGGACCTGCTGATCGGACGGACGCATGAGGGGCTTCCCGACGGGAAGCCCCTCATCTTGTGGCACACTACTTTGAGTGCGGAGCTACTCCCTGTTCCACTCCCCTTCGGTTCTCTGCCACAACCCTCCCCCCAAGGTTCCTGCGAAGAGTGTCTGAGTACTGGAATCGTAATAGAGGGTGGAGATGTGAAGGCCGGGGAGTTCGGTGGAGAGATAGTTTCCGTCCGAAGGTGAATCGAGGGAATCGATGTCGTTCCCTGTGAGGATACCGCTGTAGGTCCCTACTATGAGAGAGGTCCCCTCCTTTGTGAAAGAGGTGAAGCCCTCTCCATCATAGCCGGTGGAAGACTCCCAGGTGGACGTATCGTATGTGAGGAGGTATCCGTTCACCACGTCTCCGTCCTCATCCAGATCGATGCCGGTGAGGTAGAGGGTCGTCCCGTCGGTGTAGATGGAGGTGAAGGCATCGATCGGATCGAAGGCGGAGTCGGAGATCTGAGAGAGGCCGGTTGGAGAGGAGCCTCCGTACACCCCGTCCTCGGCGAGCACATAGTAGGTGGAGCTGAAGAACGCGACGCCCTGTACCGGGGCGGAGGGGGAAAGCCCGGTATCGCTGAAGGAGGTGCCGTCGGTGGAGTAGTAGAGCCGATAGGAGCCCCCATCGTGGATACAGGCGAAGAGGGCCGAGCCCGCCGCGAAGAGCCGTGTGATGGTGCCCGAGGGAAGGTCCGAGGAGCCCACCTCCTCCCAGGAGGCTGCATCGTACGAGGAGGCGCTCGCATCCACCCGGTAGAGCCCCTTCTCCGTGAGTTCTGCGTCGGTGAACCCTGCGTAGAGATATCCTCCGAAGACCGCGAGTGAGGTGTTCATCGGCCGCCCCTCGGGGGAGGGGATGGTCTCCCACTCGGAGGAGTCCGCATCACGGTAGAAGATCTTGAGTTCGCTCACGAAATACCGGTCTGAGCTCGCGGCGAATCGTTCTACCCGAAGATCATTGGGAAGGTTGGAGAGGTCCAGTATCTTCTCCTCGATGGAGAGGCTGTAGAAGATGCCGACAGTCCCCCTCGTACAAGAGACGAGGAGGAAAAACAGGGGTATGAAGAGGGCGATACGCTTCATGGTGCCTCCTATCGTATCCTGTATTCCGCTACGAGACTGATCTCGAGAAAGTTCCCGAAGGCCGAGTGGGATGGTGGAGGGGTATCCGGATTACTGGTGTAGAGCTGCATGATCCACCAGTAGTGGAGATTCATCCCGAAGGACCAGGCCGGGTCGTAGTCCCAGAGGATCGTGGCCCCGATCTTGAGCATGGGATCTATGTGGAAGAGCTCTTCGAGCTGGGTGAAGCACGGTCCCACGCTCGCATGGAGCGGCACCTCGAAGGGAAAGGCGTAGACGATGTAGTCGAACGTGAAGAGAAAGGGGACCATGTAGAGGGCCCTCGAGTTCGGGCTGAAGGCGAACATCCCGCCGAAGTCGAACCCCAGCCTGGTGGCATCGGAGAGATATCCCGACCACTTGAGTGATGCGGTGCCCCCCAGACTCAGGTTGGTGGGGGCGGTCCTGAAGTCTTCGGTGAACTGGAAGAAGAGGGGGAGGAGCACACCCGCGGAGAGGGAGAGACTCTGATCGCCCAGTCCATAGGTGGGACGGGGTCGTGCTCCAGGTTCCTTCGTGGGGAGTTCCTGGGCCCCCGTCCACTGGAGGATGAAGAGGGAGAAGAGCAGACCTGCCCACACACGCCTTCTGATTCTGGATTTCATGCAACGCTCCTTTCGAAGTCCATCGGCCTGTTCCTTGCGTTCCGGTCGTTTTTGTGCTACAAAGCCTGGTACACATCATACCGTGAAAAGCTCCGAGGAGTAAAGCATGCCTGCTCAGATCCTTTCCGGAAAAGAGGTGGCCGATCGGATCCTCGCCGATGTGGCGAAGGAGGTCGATTCGCTCGCACGCTCGGGATGCAGGCCGTTTCTCGCCGTAGTGAGGGTGGGGGATGATCCTGCCAGTGTGGCCTATGTGAGGGGAAAGCGCAAGGATGCAGCGCGTGTGGGGATCCTCTCGGAGGAACACACCTTCCCGGAGGAGACCGGGCAGGAGGATGTGTGCGCCCTCATCGACCGGCTCAACCGGGAGGAAGGAGTGCACGGGATACTCGTCCAGCTTCCGTTGCCTCCCCACATCGATGAGGAGGCCATCATCGAGCGGATCGCCCCGGAGAAGGACGTGGACGGTTTCCATCCGGTGAATGTGGGGAGGATGGTCCTCGGCCAGGAGACGTTCCTGCCGTGTACGCCGCACGGTATCCTCATGATGCTGCGCCACGCGGGGGTGGAGGTGAGGGGTCGCCACGTGGTCGTGGTGGGAAGGAGCAACATCGTGGGCAAGCCCCTGGCGAACCTCCTCTTGCAGAAGCGGGAGGGGGGGAACGCCACGGTCACGGTGTGCCACACGGCCACGCCCGACATCGGCTCCTTCACACGTCAGGCCGATATCGTGGTGGTGGCGGCAGGCCGTCCCGGTGTGCTCACGGCCGATATGGTGAGGGAAGGGGCGGTGGTGATCGACGTGGGGATCAACAGGGTGGAGGATCCGTCCTCCCCCAGGGGATATCGGCTCATAGGCGATGTGGCCTTCGAGGAGGTCGCCCGGAAGGCCTCCCTGATCACGCCCGTGCCGGGAGGGGTGGGCCTCGTCACCCGGGCCATGCTCCTCTGGAACACGGTGCGGGCCGCCCGTCTCGCACAGGAGCGTCGTGGTGGTTGACACCCAGAGCGCCTTCGACGACAGGAACATCCCCATCGACAAGGTGGGTATCAAGGGCCTCACCTATCCGGTGACTGTGCTCGACAAGAGGCACAGGATCCAACACACCGTGGCCACGGTGAACATGTTCGCCAACCTTCCCCATCACTTTCGCGGCACGCACATGAGCAGATTCGTGGAGGTCTTTCAGGCACACTACAAGAACATCCAGATGAAGGGGTTCCTCTCCATGCTCGAGGATGTCCGCAAGGCGCTCGATGCAGAGGCGGCCTTCGTGGATCTCTCGTTCCCCTACTTCATCGAGAAGGAAGCCCCGGTCTCCCGCCAGAAGAGTCTCCTGGAGTATCGGTGCAGCTACATAGGGGAGCTCAACGGGGAACACCGCAGTTTCTTCGTGGGGATAGAGGTGCCCATCAACACGGTCTGTCCGTGTTCCAAGGAGATAAGCCGGTTCGGCGCCCACAACCAGAGGGGGATGGTACGGCTCACGGTCCAGCTGGGGCCTTTCTTCTGGATAGAAGATATGATCGAAGAGATAGAGGCCTCGGCCTCCGCAGGGATCTACACCCTCCTCAAGCGTGAGGACGAGAAGTTCATCACCGAACACGGCTACGAGCATCCCCGCTTCGT includes these proteins:
- a CDS encoding Do family serine endopeptidase; its protein translation is MKGLFVFLMGFLGGMIFLLGFSCSTGASATPPPHTEAAIDLETLQNSFREVAEQALPIVTEISVVETKQQPSPEEGTPWFFFFFGEPEEGEPQPYESEALGSGVIVDRKGKTYYVLTNNHVIGKAEKITIHLYDDRTFPGTIVGRDERKDLALLSFEADSTDIPVAVLGDSSTLHVGDWVLAIGNPFGFDFSVTAGIVSALGRRGGPDGNISDFIQTDAAINKGNSGGALVNLKGEVVGINTWITSPTGGSIGLGFAIPINNVKKVIRDFIEKGKVEYGWLGVSVGDPADAVKDEMGLEGHRGAFVYQVFRGSPAYEGGILPGDYIVKVGEAAIRDADELVLRVGDLRPGEKTDFTLLRMGEKMVVEVRIGQRPAEEAIRTLNKHLWPGFSVYPLTDEVRRHLPEDTEGLRGLIVSSVEQGSVAATAGLKAEDIVTAVGGNPVQSLKDFYVQLGRLKETGTLGLTVVREGQEIGFELTWGD
- a CDS encoding bifunctional 5,10-methylenetetrahydrofolate dehydrogenase/5,10-methenyltetrahydrofolate cyclohydrolase, translating into MPAQILSGKEVADRILADVAKEVDSLARSGCRPFLAVVRVGDDPASVAYVRGKRKDAARVGILSEEHTFPEETGQEDVCALIDRLNREEGVHGILVQLPLPPHIDEEAIIERIAPEKDVDGFHPVNVGRMVLGQETFLPCTPHGILMMLRHAGVEVRGRHVVVVGRSNIVGKPLANLLLQKREGGNATVTVCHTATPDIGSFTRQADIVVVAAGRPGVLTADMVREGAVVIDVGINRVEDPSSPRGYRLIGDVAFEEVARKASLITPVPGGVGLVTRAMLLWNTVRAARLAQERRGG
- the map gene encoding type I methionyl aminopeptidase, which produces MIPLKSERELEGIRESARILSQVLKILRASIGPGIPTRELDRIARKEIAAFGARPAFLGYMDFPAAVCISVNEVVIHGIPDGRRLKEGDIVSIDCGVDYEGFFSDAAFTVPVGRVAEEVRKLLEVTEESLYLGIAQARSGNRIHDVSRAVYRHARAHGLGVVREFCGHGVGLSPHEEPQIPNYVGKGRSPRIMPGMVLAIEPMFTLGADYVRILEDGWSVVPVDGSLSAHFEHTIAVLPEGPEILTDWGEERVPLLSKQQEGEV
- a CDS encoding tetratricopeptide repeat protein; the protein is MKRIRWVGALALLLVVLSGLSLAVFFVWRDVTSWQDERSFQDLLDRVDEMLSSGKTVAAATILANMDRDLPRTSAGWLRVLKRAYLVEEMGGDYSVLLELGREAGSKYPGQARIWLLLIHALLSAGRPEEAMEVAWRHLPPSDYRYVFQSLWHALLEQHAEEFSIRRIQRMGSLFPFLLDPDVYLSLGEELDDESFTMRGVLLLLQRDRAYHEAARILADLSGETARDLLVYILYDAGVYEEVVERSEDFLRVPTPERLHLVAESLWHTGRITQASALYRHLIAAFPRHEPRAYHNLLVSLLEERRLEEAEEVLEAGLRAFPGDGLLLRDRVRVLLFRGEEDEARILAASLDDPFARIVSLLLEGRTHEPFLLRGEVWEMIEGHRGEEAAWEYGAWFFSSHGLWDDLEELLESGFGLWQGRTWYRFYRGLVLLKRGNREGAKRLLSEVEGDYRAAALYDLALILGEEGRYREGAELLTRAPLETFAKEEQLDLLTLRAWLLAASGSTGEARALLRQVLSVNPGTVDAAVLLRKLE
- a CDS encoding TP0733 family outer membrane beta-barrel protein; protein product: MKSRIRRRVWAGLLFSLFILQWTGAQELPTKEPGARPRPTYGLGDQSLSLSAGVLLPLFFQFTEDFRTAPTNLSLGGTASLKWSGYLSDATRLGFDFGGMFAFSPNSRALYMVPFLFTFDYIVYAFPFEVPLHASVGPCFTQLEELFHIDPMLKIGATILWDYDPAWSFGMNLHYWWIMQLYTSNPDTPPPSHSAFGNFLEISLVAEYRIR
- the folE2 gene encoding GTP cyclohydrolase FolE2: MVDTQSAFDDRNIPIDKVGIKGLTYPVTVLDKRHRIQHTVATVNMFANLPHHFRGTHMSRFVEVFQAHYKNIQMKGFLSMLEDVRKALDAEAAFVDLSFPYFIEKEAPVSRQKSLLEYRCSYIGELNGEHRSFFVGIEVPINTVCPCSKEISRFGAHNQRGMVRLTVQLGPFFWIEDMIEEIEASASAGIYTLLKREDEKFITEHGYEHPRFVEDVAREVVLRVERFAAFPWFRVEVENMESIHNHNAYACIERGKRERSVWNSIV